One genomic region from Uloborus diversus isolate 005 chromosome 2, Udiv.v.3.1, whole genome shotgun sequence encodes:
- the LOC129217447 gene encoding leucine carboxyl methyltransferase 1-like, with amino-acid sequence MCEDDAVIATNDDAAICKRYAVHTGYWSDPHIQHFIKSTSERKAPEISRGYYARVMGMKILLEQFITTTNYNCQIINIGAGFDTLYWRLKDENVTVKSFIEVDLPPVTSRKCYIIRNRKNLLRMVATEDDDIQFSSCELHAGEYHLVGSDIRNINELEAKLLNGLVDTSIPTVFLAECVLVYNEEHLTSAFLKWIAEKFRTALFINYEQVNMGDKFGTVMIENLKKRGCNLAGVSVCSDLESQRKRFTDAYWDGAKSWDMMEVYQHLPQQDVERVENLEFLDEQELLQQLLQHYCITVAFKGESLEDIGFN; translated from the coding sequence ATGTGTGAAGACGATGCTGTTATCGCTACAAACGATGATGCCGCAATATGTAAGCGTTATGCTGTTCATACGGGATACTGGTCAGATCCCCATATCCAGCATTTCATTAAGTCAACTTCGGAGCGCAAGGCCCCAGAAATTAGCCGTGGATATTATGCTCGAGTTATGGGcatgaaaattttacttgagcaATTTATCACTACAACAAATTATAACTGCCAGATCATTAATATCGGAGCAGGATTTGACACACTATATTGGAGGCTAAAGGATGAAAATGTAACTGTTAAAAGTTTCATCGAAGTAGATCTGCCTCCGGTAACATCACGCAAATGTTACATTATCAGGAATAGAAAAAACCTACTGAGGATGGTAGCTACAGAAGATGATGACATACAGTTCTCAAGCTGTGAGTTGCATGCCGGTGAATATCATCTAGTGGGATCTGACATCCGAAACATCAATGAATTGGAAGCCAAGCTGTTGAACGGTTTAGTCGACACTTCAATTCCTACTGTTTTCCTCGCAGAATGTGTCCTGGTGTACAACGAGGAGCACTTGACGTCTGCGTTCTTGAAGTGGATTGCGGAAAAATTTCGAACTGCCCTGTTCATCAACTATGAGCAAGTTAATATGGGCGATAAGTTTGGTACTGTCATGATCGAGAATCTGAAAAAGAGAGGGTGCAATCTGGCAGGTGTGTCGGTCTGCTCCGACCTCGAATCTCAGCGGAAAAGATTCACCGATGCATACTGGGATGGGGCTAAATCTTGGGACATGATGGAGGTATATCAGCACCTGCCACAGCAGGATGTTGAACGTGTAGAAAACTTGGAGTTCTTGGATGAGCAGGAGCTCCTGCAGCAGTTGTTGCAACATTATTGCATCACTGTTGCTTTTAAAGGAGAGAGTTTAGAAGACATTGGCTTTAATTGA